A part of Gloeocapsa sp. PCC 73106 genomic DNA contains:
- the hemL gene encoding glutamate-1-semialdehyde 2,1-aminomutase, with amino-acid sequence MVSTNSFTTTKSEEIFTAAQKLMPGGVSSPVRAFKSVGGQPIVFDRVSGAYVWDVDDNQYIDYVGTWGPAICGHAHPEVIAALHQALEKGTSFGAPCIQENILAEMVIKAVPSIEMVRFVNSGTEACMSVLRLMRAYTERDKIIKFEGCYHGHADMFLVKAGSGVATLGLPDSPGVPKTTTINTLTAPYNDLEAVKTLFEQNPGEIAGVILEPVVGNSGFIAPDAGFLEGLRVLTKENGALLVFDEVMTGFRIAYGGAQEKFGITPDLTTLGKVIGGGLPVGAYGGRADIMSLVAPSGPMYQAGTLSGNPLAMTAGIKTLELLQKPGTYAYLEQITKQLIEGLLEVALAAGHPVTGGNISGMFGFFFTNQPVHNYDQAKTSDTAKFARFYRGMLERGIYLAPSQFEAGFTSLAHTEPDIERTIAIAKIVLEAIAP; translated from the coding sequence TTGGTTTCTACAAATTCCTTCACTACCACCAAATCAGAAGAAATTTTCACAGCCGCTCAAAAATTAATGCCCGGTGGCGTGAGTTCTCCCGTTAGAGCCTTTAAATCCGTCGGAGGACAACCAATAGTGTTTGATCGCGTCTCCGGCGCTTACGTTTGGGACGTAGATGATAACCAGTATATTGACTACGTCGGTACTTGGGGACCCGCTATCTGTGGTCATGCGCATCCTGAAGTTATCGCCGCACTTCACCAAGCCTTAGAGAAAGGTACCAGTTTCGGCGCCCCCTGTATTCAAGAAAATATCCTCGCTGAGATGGTGATTAAAGCCGTACCGAGCATAGAAATGGTACGTTTCGTTAACTCCGGTACAGAAGCTTGTATGTCCGTCTTGCGCTTGATGCGCGCTTATACAGAACGTGACAAAATCATCAAATTCGAAGGCTGTTATCACGGTCACGCCGATATGTTCCTAGTCAAAGCGGGATCTGGAGTAGCTACCCTCGGTTTACCAGACTCTCCTGGAGTACCTAAAACTACTACTATTAATACCCTTACCGCTCCCTACAATGATTTAGAAGCAGTAAAAACTCTTTTTGAGCAAAACCCCGGGGAAATTGCCGGAGTCATTTTAGAGCCGGTAGTTGGTAATTCCGGATTTATCGCCCCCGATGCGGGATTTTTAGAAGGACTGCGCGTCTTAACTAAAGAAAACGGAGCTTTACTAGTATTTGACGAAGTTATGACCGGTTTTCGCATCGCCTACGGTGGCGCTCAAGAAAAATTCGGCATCACCCCCGACCTCACCACCCTAGGTAAAGTCATCGGTGGTGGTTTACCGGTAGGTGCCTACGGCGGTAGAGCTGATATCATGTCTTTAGTGGCTCCATCAGGACCAATGTATCAAGCGGGGACTCTCTCAGGTAACCCCCTAGCTATGACCGCGGGTATTAAAACTCTCGAATTACTGCAAAAACCCGGTACCTACGCTTATCTAGAGCAGATTACCAAGCAACTCATCGAAGGCTTACTTGAAGTCGCTCTCGCCGCAGGTCACCCAGTAACAGGGGGCAATATTAGCGGTATGTTCGGCTTTTTCTTTACTAATCAACCTGTACACAACTACGACCAAGCTAAAACCTCCGATACAGCTAAATTCGCGCGTTTTTACCGTGGTATGCTAGAAAGAGGCATTTATCTCGCTCCTTCCCAGTTTGAAGCTGGTTTTACCTCTTTAGCTCATACAGAACCAGATATAGAACGCACCATCGCCATCGCTAAAATAGTACTAGAAGCGATCGCTCCCTAG